One genomic window of Hymenobacter radiodurans includes the following:
- a CDS encoding Fur family transcriptional regulator — protein MAHPLEDTLIAKQITPTAMRLLVLDVLVQHPAALSLTDVEALLQPADRITVHRTLKTFTDKGLVHRIEDGSGAVKFALCEPSCTPEHHQDLHVHFFCTRCRETACLPTVAVPVIALPGAYQVQETSLVMKGLCARCADATLPPA, from the coding sequence ATGGCTCATCCCCTCGAAGATACCCTGATCGCCAAGCAGATAACGCCCACGGCCATGCGCCTGCTGGTGCTCGACGTGCTGGTCCAGCACCCAGCGGCGCTAAGCCTAACCGACGTTGAGGCTTTGCTCCAGCCCGCCGACCGCATCACCGTGCACCGCACGCTGAAAACCTTCACCGACAAGGGCCTGGTGCACCGCATCGAGGACGGCAGCGGCGCCGTCAAGTTTGCGCTCTGCGAACCCAGCTGTACGCCTGAGCACCACCAGGACTTGCACGTGCATTTCTTCTGCACCCGCTGCCGGGAAACGGCCTGCCTGCCCACGGTGGCCGTGCCGGTCATTGCCCTGCCCGGCGCCTACCAGGTGCAGGAAACCAGCCTGGTGATGAAGGGCCTGTGCGCCCGCTGCGCGGACGCTACTTTACCCCCCGCCTAA
- a CDS encoding YnfA family protein, producing MQYLQPLAAFILAGLCEIGGGYLVWQWLKADRPGWMGLLGAILLVLYGWVATWQPTAFGKTYAVYGGIFVVMSIAWGWYFDGYRPDRFDLLGGSIVLLGIGIMLFWPRS from the coding sequence ATGCAGTACCTACAACCCTTGGCCGCCTTTATTCTGGCGGGACTCTGCGAAATCGGCGGGGGCTACCTGGTCTGGCAGTGGCTCAAGGCCGACCGACCCGGGTGGATGGGGCTCCTAGGCGCCATCCTGCTGGTGCTGTATGGCTGGGTGGCGACGTGGCAACCCACTGCCTTCGGCAAAACCTACGCCGTCTACGGGGGCATTTTCGTGGTTATGTCCATTGCCTGGGGGTGGTACTTCGATGGTTACCGGCCCGACCGATTCGACTTGCTGGGCGGGTCGATCGTGCTGCTCGGCATTGGCATCATGCTCTTCTGGCCCCGGTCCTAA